A segment of the Hemicordylus capensis ecotype Gifberg chromosome 6, rHemCap1.1.pri, whole genome shotgun sequence genome:
ACCCGTCCCCTCCACCTTCCCAGCTACCAACCTGTCTTCTTTCAAGCCGCCTGTGTTGAGCACAACACAGctggaaccaccaccaccaccaccacccccgtatTTGGCTGGAACGTTCAATGCCGGACGAACCGCAGCGAGCGGGCGCTCAGAATATCTGCCGGGTCTGGGAAGACCGAATCGACACGGAAGCCCTGTGCCAGCGCAGCCTTCAGCACCTCTTGCAGAAATCCGTGGGCACTCCGGACCTCTCTGCCAGCCACTCGCAGAGGACAGAGCTTCTGCTTGGCATACTCTGCCACCGGAAGCTGTGGCGGGCACGGGGCCCACTCCAGGCGGAGATGGTGGCAGATCTGGGCGCCCACTGGGCATGAGTCGGAAGAGTCGTCCAACATCTCTTCGTCCGTCTCCTCGTCTTCATCGGTGGAAGTGCCCGGGCAAATCGGCAGCTCGTCCTGTCGCCTCTTCCAGTCTCTGGGTTCTCCGCCAGAAGTGACCCAGCTCGAGCCATTCCTGGACGCTCCCGTCACACTCTCCGAATCGCCCAAGCGGCCGAGGCGGCTTTGAGATCCGGTTTCGCCGAGGGGCTGGCTCGCCCtcctcccagaatgcccctctTCCAAGCCACGGTCGGTGCAGTCCCATTGGCCCCAGCGCCTCCGCAAGACGCCGAGGAAGAAGCGGTCAGTGCAGAAGACATTGGCCGTGAAGGTCTGGAGCGAGCAGGTGGCCAGTTCGTAGTTCTGTGGCCCACGGCGCACGTTGAAGTGCAGGAGGCGCTCCCGCACATCCACGTCGGCATGCAGCAC
Coding sequences within it:
- the KCTD11 gene encoding BTB/POZ domain-containing protein KCTD11 isoform X2 — protein: MPDPSESSSAWVGGPVTLNVGGKFYSTTRETLTRFPDSMLGAMFRGPRPALTDSCGNYFIDRDGKAFRHILNFLRFGRLDLPEGYAELSLLRTEADFYQIRPLLEELRRVEAERWRLRANAVLHADVDVRERLLHFNVRRGPQNYELATCSLQTFTANVFCTDRFFLGVLRRRWGQWDCTDRGLEEGHSGRRASQPLGETGSQSRLGRLGDSESVTGASRNGSSWVTSGGEPRDWKRRQDELPICPGTSTDEDEETDEEMLDDSSDSCPVGAQICHHLRLEWAPCPPQLPVAEYAKQKLCPLRVAGREVRSAHGFLQEVLKAALAQGFRVDSVFPDPADILSARSLRFVRH
- the KCTD11 gene encoding BTB/POZ domain-containing protein KCTD11 isoform X1, with protein sequence MPDPSESSSAWVGGPVTLNVGGKFYSTTRETLTRFPDSMLGAMFRGPRPALTDSCGNYFIDRDGKAFRHILNFLRFGRLDLPEGYAELSLLRTEADFYQIRPLLEELRRVEAERWRLRANAVLHADVDVRERLLHFNVRRGPQNYELATCSLQTFTANVFCTDRFFLGVLRRRWGQWDCTDRGLEEGHSGRRASQPLGETGSQSRLGRLGDSESVTGASRNGSSWVTSGGEPRDWKRRQDELPICPGTSTDEDEETDEEMLDDSSDSCPVGAQICHHLRLEWAPCPPQLPVAEYAKQKLCPLRVAGREVRSAHGFLQEVLKAALAQGFRVDSVFPDPADILSARSLRFCSAAVPSASPKCSSQEEW